The sequence ATTTTAATAATGGGAGAGAGAAATATACAATTTCTAAGATTTGTATTAATTTAATCTGAAAATGATATGGTGAATAGTAAAATTTGCTCTTTAATTATGCACGCTATTCATTGAAATGTTAATTGTGACACCCTTGTCCAAGCCTAGAAAATAACAAGGTGTTATTTCCTCTTAATGCTCAGGCTGCGTTTTAAGGAGTGCTCTCCATATTTAAGAGGGATTACTTCAGTTTGAGGGACTTTTGAAGAACTGATTTATCCAAGCTCTGTCATCATAATTATATTGCCTGGCCTCATAATGGGTCTGACAAGAACCTCGGCAGACAATTGATATTCCACAAAGAGAGCGTATAAACCAATGCACAATGGGGAGAAAGTAGACTGCTCCCTATAGAGACACGAGTAAAGACGTATCCCACcctaaactaaaaaacaaaaacaaataaaaaataaaaaattgtgtaccaaatctgatttatttatttatttatttacgaACATACATATCAACAAATATGATAGCTGGAACTTTTTGGAACATTTGAGATCctcaaaaattatttaaattgaacCTAGAGGATATTCTGAGGAAACCTGGTGGCAAAAATAGCTTCATGTGTGAGCCCAGCATTTTCATATGTGTCCCTTCTAGCCCATGTTACAAAGTATAGGCTTCAGTGGAAAAGGAGTCTTGTAGATCCCTCCTCGACAAAGGGATTAAACTACTATAGTGGTAAAGTACCTTAATCCAGAGAAAGAGGTGATGCAATTTAAAGTGGCTCTCCAAACCCTTGATGCTAGAAGCCCATTACTGTTTGTCTAGACACTAATTAAGACCCCGTTTGTCTGGCATTTCTACCTTGACCTTGGCCTTCCACATATTTTTTGAGgctgaacaatataaaatctgGAATGTCCAGGACAATGCCTGTTAGCTGAGGGCTTTCTGTGACTTCTCAGCATTTCAAATAGATGTCAGTCCCCAGGACCTTGTTTGTAGGTCAGTGGACATTGAAAAGTTTATTATCGTTCCTGAATAATGTGATTTACCGTCACTATGAGATAAAAAAAACTCTGGTATTTTCTTGCGCCAAATACTGAGTTGGTCAAAGGAATCTCTTGTGTGTGTCTGTAGCTTGTGCCACATTTTACACGACAATTGTCATAAACTGTTCCCTGGTTACAATTCTAATACATTCCGCAAAAACAACATATATGAAGCATTTGTGTTACTAAATTAATTTCATGAGTTATGTATATTTCACCATTATATCCTCTGCCATATTACATTATTGATACAATGCTAAACACACTGTACCCCATTAAtgtgatataaaataaaacaagaaatatCATATTCTGTTCATTTAGTCAAGGCATAAATAAGTTACATTGTTATCCTGTGAGTAAACATGCACACAACAtgcaatgtattttatacaaaaaataaagttcATCTCCTCTTACCACTTAAGACTTACCTCATGCACACccttaaaaatgatttaaaaaaattaaataatattgtagAGCGGGTCCGAGTTATATTGGGGGATTTTCACTCAAGTTAGATATCAATCTCCCAGTGTCAGCTACTTGCCCTATTGTTATTTCAGTGACATTGTATCTGTATTTATATCCTTATATTTATAAACAGAGTTTTAATAGACGAAAATCATAATGTGTTATCCCTTCACTATAGATGGGCAAAAAGGATGCAAGTAAGTTATGAAATGTATGATGTGCGGATAATGAACAATGCAATGAATAaaagcatttattttaatatatatatatatatatatatatatatatatatatatatatatatatatatatatatatatatatataacgcacACACGCATAGTCGCAGAGTAAACATAACAAATTATAAAGATTGGACGTTTATAGTATAACTCCAGAAATACATCATATATGCCTGTGTGACTGCCTGTGGTCTCTGTGATCATAAAAACACACAATCGCATGCATACAACTTTTGCAAAGTAAAGTTAATCTGTGACAAGCAGACGCTAAAAGTTCTGTATTTTCTAACCCCTTTCTACGAATCGCTTCCAAGCACTATAGCTAcaacaattgttacaaaatagtAACGTTTGTTTTCGATACTAATATAAATCGAAAGTATCATTTTCCCGGCACATGGCACATGCCATTGGGTTGGCATAGATAGAATAATGAATTACCCATTGACCATATGTTTCTGTTGGATATTTAAGCCGTAGAATATTTCTGGGtcggccaaaaaaaaaaagtcttttatTTTTCTTCGTGGCCATCAGTGGGTGTCACCCTTCGCCTTTAAGGGTCCTCTCCTGAAGAGCCTCTAGTCTGTCCAGTGTGGTGCTGGAACAGGCTGTGCAGGGAGGGGTCACGTGTCCAAGGCCGAACTCATTGTTGTCTATTAGCCTGGGATCACGTGTGACTGGCAGAAGGCAGATTTCTTAATGAAGCCGACCCATAGACCTGCCCCAACGCCctcactgcgcatgcgcgtccctAGACAATAATGTTGTAGGGAATTAGGTGGCTCTCTTTTGGGAAGCTGACTTTTAAAAAGCACGGCCAGACCATGCTATGACGACTTCCCTGATCCTGCATCCACACTGGGCGGATACCTTGATGTACGTGTATGAAACAAGCCCGAATGAAAAGAATCACAAGAAAAGCCCAGACATGGAGGGACTGAGTGGGAACTGTTCAAGCACTCACTGCAGGGATTTTATTTCTCACCCAGCATTGGGGCGCCATTCCAGCACCATCGGAACCCACCAAGGACCTGTGTATACGGATATTACCTCTCCAGAATCTAGCAGGCAATGCCCAGGACCCACGTCTTCATCCAACGCCTCTCTGGGCTATGCATACCCGTTTGGAAGCAGTTACTACGGCTGCAGGTTGTCTCAATCTCACAACGTCAATTTGCACCAGAAACCCTGCTCCTACCACCCTACTGATAAATACCCAGAGCCCAGCAACTCGTTACCCAGCGAGGATTTCTCTTCCAGGGCCAAAGAATTTGCATTTTACCCCAGTTTTGCCAGCTCTTACCAGGCTGTCCCTGGCTACTTGGACATGTCAGTAGTCCCTGGGATCAGTAGTCACCCGGAACCTAGGCATGATACTCTCATCTCTATGGAGGGCTACCAGCACTGGGCACTTCCTAACGGGTGGGACGGACAGGTCTACTGCTCTAAAGATCAATCCCAGCCCAGTCATCTATGGAAAGCACCTTTCCCAGGTAACCCTGTCAGCAAACCCTATGACAGAATCCCCTTCCCAGAGTGGATCGTATAGTTTTACTTGCAGTCAGCCAGTATGCTGTGGTATATTTTGACTGTTATTGTATGGACATGTCGTATAATTGTATCTGCAAGCAGGCATCTGTTTCCTCTAGCACATCAACATATTTTAGGTATTAATGGTTTCTTTGTCTGCTACAAGAGCTTCTCTTGTGTTGACAGTCAGGTTCCATTTGCTGATCCCTTGCTATAGTTTTCTGATCTTCACTAACATGTAGGAGCAGAGAGGTGCTTTCAGTCTTGTTCCGGGGTGTAGGAATCTCCCAGCCTGCAATTAAATATGTAGGTGTCAACTGACACAATCAGTCTCGTTACACTGATATTCATAGCCAAACATTATGATTTTATTCCCTTTTCCATTTGGGAGACATTTATCAGCAGGCAGTACTTTTACTTGTAAACTGTGTAATGCATTTCTAGTGAACTAGGCTGTATTGTGCAATTCACCATGTTTACATGCACATTAATTTAAATAGATCGGATCCGACTACAGAACATGCGAACCCTGCACTTCTCATTAGTCACTGGAAAATGATTTATTCGTCGGTCTCAGCTGTGTGTAAGGCACTACGTGTGTTGTCTGTTTTGATGATCCTCTCCGATAAAATATTATGCATTTTATGAAATAAGTTACAATTTTTAAACCACAAAACGTGCTCTACTAACCAGGAAGTGATATACCAGTTATATACCAGCCGTGAAATGTAGAATTCTATACCAAAACACTGCACCTACTGGTGGAATTAAATTATGACTTACTAGTGCATAActacatatattaaaattaatatctatctatatatctatctatctatctatctatctgttatcTTTATCATAAATTTAACGTTGGTTGCATGTTAAGCGAAAACAGCatattatctatatttatttaattaatttaatttatatatgactattgtatatattgtatctatctatctatctatctatctatctatctatctatttgacTGCCTATCTATTCTTTTGTATTTTCTTCTCTATGTATGTgggtatgtatgtttatattttttatgtatgtatgtgcatatttttTACAAATCACTAAATCATGTACTGCATGTGCATGCAATATGTATTATTCAAACACATATGTCATTTTATGAATCTAGAATTTTCTGCGTGTGTTTAAGATACGTGTAAGACCACAATTATGGTGTTATACATTAGACAGCtaaatagaaagatagatagacttATTGTTTTGTGCGTGAGGACTACTCTTGGTAGATACATATATTTCATATGTTATAATttggctatctatctatctatctatctatctatctatctatgaataATAATTGCTGCAATTGTTTTGCAGTATTCCATTAAGTAGCTCAGAATATTCCCTGAATATGCATAGTGAACacaaatttaaaatacaaaactaCAATTAATTAATCAACCAACAGTATTATAAGATATATGTGTCCTCCATAGTCAAATTGGGGTCTTTATGATTATATTTTGCTATATTCTTTCTTATGCTATTGCAATTGTATACCAATATATACCAAAACACTGGAATCTCAgtaaagagagacacagatcctaTCAGCATGGCTGTAATACTaaatacacacttctaataagaCTACAAGTAATTTTGTCAGAATTGGTGAAGGGTGAAACTATTAGTGTCTTTTCAGCTGTTACATAAGCCCCTAGTCTCTCTGTAAAAGACCAGGTGCCAGTATCCTGTGTAATACAGAGGAACACGTCATCTGTCAGAGCACCTGCAGCCTGAACATTACTGATGTCCAAGGCAATAAAGTGACAATTCTACACCCCATGTGCATAACCAATTCCATTTTGTGTTCCTCAAGCCCATGAGCTTTGAAATATGGTTGATATGTGCATGAACTTGATATAGATGATAAATTCAGGCGCCGTTTTACGTGTATAAGTGTTTAACTAATGTGCACATCTAAAGATGTCAGGGGGGATTTATTGGGGCTGCTATCTGCCTAGGCAAGATCCATGTTTGAGGGAGGAATACCAGGGCTAGCTTGGTAAGAACGTAGCACACATCCGGGAATGCCAGGGAATGGCTGTGGGCTGTAGTGTAACAATATCCTGTTTGTCTACTGCAGATGTGGTGCCCCTCCAGCCAGAGGTTAGCAGCTACCGCAGAGGGAGGAAAAAGAGGGTCCCCTACACCAAACTCCAGCTGAAGGAACTAGAGAAGGAATATGCAGCCAGCAAATTCATTACCAAAGAGAAGAGACGGAGAATTTCCACCAGCACCAGTCTGTCTGAGCGCCAGGTTACGATATGGTTTCAAAACCGAAGagtcaaagaaaaaaaagtgatcaCGAAATGTAAAACCTCTCATCTCCATAATACCTGACAAGAGGGGGGACCCTAACCATTCCCCACCCGAACAAATATTTATCTCATTCCCATGTATAAGACATTTCTCCAAGTGAACTATGGATTATTTAATATAGGAATGGAATGCAAGTGACAGAATTTACAACTGGTCCCAGAACCCCCCAATATCCACCCTTCTCCTTGCACCCCCAACTGTGAATATACAGAAGTCTGATGTATGCTCcgtgcatataaaatatatacatatatatttaaattttaaacaATCAGCTCTTAATCATATTCCGGGACATGGTTCTGTCACTGTCATCGACAACCCTGATGGCATAAGACATTTGCTCGTATCATTCATTTTCTGGAGTCTTAATGAATTGTCTAATAATATAACATACGTTCTAAGGTGCATCTGTTTTGTTGAGTATGCTTGAATATCTtgtaaattacaaaaaaataacagTTTTGTGCTCATGTATGTTCATAAAAACTATTTCTATTCCTAATTTAAACTACAGCGTACTAGCAGCACATTGTAATGCGTCCCTGGTACTTTTATAGGTTAACCTCTCTAAAACATCTCAACGTTCTGTTTTAGAACACTGAGACTTCATAGAAATATAAATATCCATTAGAGTACCTTATTTTGTGGCCACAGAATTATTATTTTGTAGGGCAGAAATACAATTGTTCAGAGAAAGACCAGGAAATTGCTCTTTACTCTCCTGTTATGTTTTACACCATCAGTATTATGAGTTATTCAGCAATTACTGATACACGGGGCAGACATTACATACATTTATGCATTTTTTGGGAAGTATGAATTTTGTTTCAGTCACATTGATTGGAAGTTATCCTATAATATTTGCTGTATCTAAAGATTCACgttgttttattttccttttttttggtaTGGAATATACTCAATGCCAGTCTTAAGCACTGCTACATGTGTCCAGAAAACAGGATGTGGACAAGGTATGCTGTATAGatctcatttttattattttgtcgtGTATAATGTATAGTATTGTGGTGTCTGAATATTATCTGTAATGGAAGAATTTCATTTCTTGAAATAAATATCACCTGGCTTGATGTACCTATTGTTTGTGTATTGCCTTGGCGTACATTTTCAGGTGCTGAGTTTGAGGGTAAAAAAGAAAGTGAGTCAAACCTAGCCAGTAACTTTTTGTACATTGGGTCGTACGTGTAAGAGCgtgacaaaataatataatattcccTGCTGTTTGACAGTATGATTTACGttataagttatatatatatatatatatatatatatatatatatatatatatatatatatatatatatatatatagtaattgttCTAATTGATTCTCCCCTCTTCACCGAGATTACCATTGTTAAGTTTAGGTCTGATGATTAAATTTTTCCTAAAATGTACCTAATTTATTTAGTAATTCATAAGCATTTCCTCTTTAACTTTGGGTTACTATAGTCAGTATCATTAAGTTCTGGCACGTTAATTAAATGAGGAAATtatacattgcatatatatatatatatatatatatatatacgtccgTGTAAGTGTGTGACATGATAATATAATATTACCTGCTGTTGTCAGTTTGATTCacgttataatatatatatatatatatatatatatatatatatatatatatatatatatatgtatatgtgtatatatatatatatatatatatatatatatatatatatatatatatatatatgtatatatatatatatgtatatatatatatataataaaatttagatataatatatattatattatatattatatatatataataaaattttgCATCCTACTAGATAATTTAAAGTTGTGTATGTGACTCTGCGATTCAAAATGCCTTTGCAATCTACCCGCGAATTATTACATTAATGCATTAATTTCATAGGACATTCGCGCATATAAAAGAATGGTATCAGTTTCGAATAAAGCAATATGGATATCGCTAATCGGATGGACTGTGCCTTTGAATAACACCCATTAATCACTGCGAGTGGGGAGCATCTAGGTTAGGCAGTGTTTGCAAGTAACGATGTTCTCTATTGAATCAGCGAGGAAATAATTATTATGtgcaattaaaatgttttatgcaGTGACTTCTAATAGCTGAAAATAAGCAAGGGGTATATATCTGCAGAGGTGATTCACCAATCTGATGTGTAATAAAGCATTTCGGTGACAGCACTCACACCCTGAAACAAATCCTGATATTTAACAGTTTGTACCTAACCCAACCTAACCCAAACCTTCCTCCTGCCTGTCTACAGTcattaagcatttatatattttcgtgtttttattattcaaTCACTAatttactgatatatatatatatatatatatatatatatatatatatatatatatatatatataatgtctgtgCTGTGGTGTTAGATAAGCAGCTCTATCTATATAAACAAAATGCCGAGCAATTGTGTTGAAATATTTATAGATGGAtgttacaaaacagaaaactttttagAATGTTGATTCTTTTGGTGTGTAGGAAGTACGCTGCAGATAGACCCTTTATGAGTCATTTGTACTGTCACGATGATAGTTGTCACTGTTGTAAGAGCATACAATACACAATTGTTGACTGCATTGATTGAAGGTTCCCAGAATACATGCCCAGTGCTGCTTGAGAGCAATATTCATTTCCAGTAAGTTTTCCACAAGCTGCATTTCCTACAACCACAGACAGGAGACAGAGCATATTTCAGGCAGACGCCTTGAGAAAAGAGCTGATTTATTGCTCTTAAACGCGCATTACATTGTTTCTACCTAAGGTGTATTTCACCCCAGCAAGTTTTCTGCTAAATTATGTACAAGGAATAACTGAGGGGCTGCTGGGAAGTACTTTTATTTCGAGTATATAAGATAGCAGGCATGTAAATGATCATATTAGACTGCCCTACTTTGCATAGGGATACTGCTCATAATTTATTATAAGTATAGGGGTTTAGATGTTTCCAGATTTCTGTCTT is a genomic window of Mixophyes fleayi isolate aMixFle1 chromosome 2, aMixFle1.hap1, whole genome shotgun sequence containing:
- the HOXC13 gene encoding homeobox protein Hox-C13 encodes the protein MTTSLILHPHWADTLMYVYETSPNEKNHKKSPDMEGLSGNCSSTHCRDFISHPALGRHSSTIGTHQGPVYTDITSPESSRQCPGPTSSSNASLGYAYPFGSSYYGCRLSQSHNVNLHQKPCSYHPTDKYPEPSNSLPSEDFSSRAKEFAFYPSFASSYQAVPGYLDMSVVPGISSHPEPRHDTLISMEGYQHWALPNGWDGQVYCSKDQSQPSHLWKAPFPDVVPLQPEVSSYRRGRKKRVPYTKLQLKELEKEYAASKFITKEKRRRISTSTSLSERQVTIWFQNRRVKEKKVITKCKTSHLHNT